The proteins below come from a single Candidatus Poribacteria bacterium genomic window:
- a CDS encoding VCBS repeat-containing protein encodes MKQHIQTTLFGLAISVILGCGIVNADTQTPKISDIEYQRYEWTNDNDFEGHAYHRFLATQLPKGLYYFTRMVATANINDTPEKETIVLITIDKKVSSYPYDSDCVQAFLLITETGSQVGAPTKKHVFKLFDAGTHALDVPTKASIELQSPSFVFTQPPKDAFKSRDSVFRLVDLTGDGILDVWVEFGYAVVVISFQNGEFEGTFSSYTVPGPLPDPEYIDLDNDGRYEIKIPYSIQIEGVPGAPYLPWMSLYEWNGNAYVLNNERFYAGNDDFLIRLLSEYNYQMLRRGTFTKQCQIYSFYLGLVYYYRGSTMGARAVLKLVVERGGQNDYVQAAESILKKLPPPPR; translated from the coding sequence ATGAAGCAACACATTCAAACCACACTTTTTGGACTTGCTATTTCGGTGATACTCGGTTGTGGAATAGTAAATGCTGACACGCAAACACCCAAAATTTCTGATATCGAGTATCAGAGATACGAATGGACAAATGATAATGATTTTGAGGGGCACGCATATCATCGCTTTTTAGCGACCCAGTTACCGAAAGGACTTTATTACTTTACTCGGATGGTAGCCACTGCAAATATCAACGACACACCCGAAAAAGAGACCATCGTTCTAATCACTATTGATAAAAAGGTGTCCTCATACCCATACGATAGTGATTGCGTTCAAGCGTTTCTTTTGATTACTGAAACTGGTTCCCAAGTAGGGGCACCGACGAAGAAACATGTTTTCAAACTTTTTGATGCCGGCACACATGCGTTGGATGTTCCAACGAAGGCTTCCATTGAACTTCAAAGCCCGTCGTTCGTCTTCACCCAACCTCCGAAAGATGCTTTTAAGTCTCGCGACTCTGTCTTTAGACTCGTTGATTTGACGGGTGATGGCATTTTAGACGTATGGGTTGAATTCGGCTATGCTGTGGTTGTCATTTCTTTTCAAAACGGCGAATTTGAGGGAACCTTCAGTTCCTATACGGTTCCCGGACCTCTGCCTGATCCTGAGTACATTGACCTTGATAACGATGGTAGATATGAAATAAAGATTCCATATAGCATACAAATTGAAGGGGTTCCCGGTGCCCCTTATCTGCCATGGATGAGCCTCTATGAGTGGAATGGAAACGCTTACGTCTTGAATAACGAAAGATTCTATGCTGGGAACGATGATTTCCTCATTCGCTTATTGAGCGAATATAATTATCAGATGCTTCGCCGCGGAACGTTTACCAAACAGTGCCAGATATACAGTTTCTACTTAGGGTTGGTATACTACTATCGCGGCAGCACAATGGGAGCGCGAGCAGTTCTGAAGCTGGTCGTCGAGCGTGGAGGACAGAACGATTACGTTCAAGCCGCTGAATCTATCTTAAAAAAACTGCCACCACCGCCAAGATGA